From a single Deinococcus humi genomic region:
- a CDS encoding chorismate-binding protein yields the protein MTLSPTLSPADVLLRLRAAHAPGVVLLESLGPAVPYGRYSFLSAWPTVVQDALPERPAGRTHFPAWLGGLKYEAARDFGLVTHAARGEAAWWGHYPSGLVWDRQAGTLEVVGLPHVNWKNVLALDPAPPPTLNVGAFGADDVNYPAGVRAIQELIRAGEVYQVNLSRGVRAHAEGDPLAAYLRLRELNPSPFMAFLDMGAEVVVSCSPERLVEWAGGTVSARPIAGTRRRGQTEAEDRALEAELRASPKEVAEHLMLVDLVRHDLGRVSAAGSVHVPELMLVERYSHVMHLVSEVRGEAAGGTRLREVLAATFPGGTITGAPKERVMTAIRDHEPGPRGWYTGGVGILSGARVNLNILIRTAAFTRLEDSWEVEVRAGGGTVIDSNPAHEARETVHKAQALLSALAGVPGRPAQPPASPTPGGMWTPPPAQTAGAGVRVHLLDNRDSFTWNLVHDLRALGAAVTVYAQDVEVSEVLRADPHAVLIGPGPGTPDTSGPTLALTRECLRRGLPLLGVCLGHQALGQVLGGTVDRAAPVHGRPEAVQHSGTGLFEGLPPGASFGRYHSLVVRGLAPEYVTARGAGGEIMALAVPAQPAWGVQFHPESVLSPAGRILLGNWLRLSREWNERAAGRVQEV from the coding sequence ATGACCCTGTCCCCCACCCTCTCTCCTGCCGACGTGCTGCTGCGCCTTCGGGCGGCGCACGCGCCGGGGGTGGTGCTGCTGGAGTCGCTGGGGCCAGCCGTGCCGTACGGCCGCTATTCGTTTCTCAGTGCCTGGCCGACGGTGGTACAGGACGCCCTCCCCGAGCGTCCTGCTGGCCGCACCCACTTTCCCGCGTGGCTGGGCGGGCTGAAGTACGAGGCGGCGCGGGACTTCGGACTGGTAACGCACGCGGCGCGCGGCGAGGCGGCGTGGTGGGGCCATTACCCGTCGGGGTTGGTCTGGGACCGACAGGCCGGAACGCTGGAAGTGGTGGGGTTGCCACATGTGAACTGGAAGAACGTCCTGGCCCTGGACCCGGCTCCCCCGCCGACCCTGAACGTGGGCGCGTTCGGCGCGGACGACGTGAATTACCCGGCGGGCGTGCGGGCCATTCAGGAGCTGATCCGGGCGGGCGAGGTCTATCAGGTCAACCTGTCACGGGGGGTGCGGGCGCACGCAGAGGGCGATCCGCTGGCCGCGTACCTGCGGCTGCGTGAGCTGAATCCCAGCCCCTTCATGGCCTTCCTGGACATGGGCGCGGAGGTGGTGGTGTCGTGCAGCCCGGAGCGGCTGGTGGAATGGGCCGGAGGGACGGTGTCCGCCCGCCCGATTGCCGGAACGCGGCGGCGCGGCCAGACCGAGGCCGAGGACCGGGCGCTGGAGGCTGAACTGCGGGCCAGTCCCAAGGAGGTGGCCGAACACCTGATGCTCGTGGATCTGGTGCGCCATGACCTGGGCCGCGTCTCGGCGGCGGGCAGCGTGCATGTGCCCGAGCTGATGCTGGTGGAGCGCTACAGCCACGTAATGCATCTGGTGTCGGAGGTGCGGGGTGAGGCGGCGGGCGGCACAAGGCTGCGCGAGGTGCTGGCGGCCACCTTTCCGGGCGGCACCATCACGGGCGCACCCAAGGAGCGGGTTATGACCGCCATCCGGGACCACGAGCCGGGGCCGCGCGGCTGGTACACCGGAGGCGTGGGCATTCTCAGCGGCGCGCGGGTGAATCTGAACATCCTGATCCGCACGGCGGCCTTCACGCGGCTGGAGGACAGCTGGGAGGTGGAGGTCCGCGCCGGCGGCGGCACGGTCATCGACTCGAACCCGGCCCACGAGGCGAGGGAGACCGTGCATAAGGCCCAGGCTCTGCTGAGCGCGCTGGCCGGTGTGCCGGGACGCCCCGCCCAGCCGCCCGCGTCGCCCACGCCGGGCGGCATGTGGACGCCGCCGCCTGCCCAGACAGCAGGGGCAGGAGTGCGGGTGCATCTGCTGGACAACCGCGACTCGTTCACCTGGAATCTGGTCCATGATCTGCGGGCGCTGGGCGCGGCAGTCACGGTCTATGCCCAGGATGTGGAGGTCTCGGAAGTCCTGCGCGCTGACCCCCACGCCGTGCTGATCGGCCCTGGGCCGGGAACGCCGGATACGAGCGGCCCCACGCTGGCGCTGACGCGCGAATGCCTGCGGCGCGGGTTGCCGCTGCTGGGCGTGTGTCTGGGTCATCAGGCGCTGGGCCAGGTGCTGGGGGGCACGGTGGACCGCGCCGCACCCGTGCACGGCCGCCCGGAAGCGGTGCAGCACAGCGGCACGGGCCTGTTTGAAGGCTTGCCGCCCGGCGCTTCCTTCGGGCGCTACCACTCGCTGGTGGTGCGCGGACTGGCCCCTGAATACGTGACGGCCAGAGGGGCGGGCGGCGAGATCATGGCCCTGGCTGTTCCGGCTCAACCGGCCTGGGGCGTGCAGTTTCACCCCGAAAGCGTCCTGAGCCCGGCGGGCCGGATTTTGCTGGGCAACTGGTTGCGGCTGAGCCGGGAATGGAATGAACGCGCGGCGGGGCGGGTGCAGGAGGTTTGA
- a CDS encoding Rrf2 family transcriptional regulator has protein sequence MWVSTKAQYGLRALIEIGRQGGEAVPLKDVSGRQGLSQHYLEQIASNLRRAGFIRSIRGAHGGYRLARPADQINAYDVVTALEGSIAPVQCVEDDHTCESQNVCGTQDLWFRVDAALRDVLGGTTLADLIEQSERQQHSRLVQIEGHYSGLVGAKGHSV, from the coding sequence ATGTGGGTGTCTACCAAAGCTCAGTACGGTCTGCGCGCCCTGATCGAGATCGGGCGCCAGGGTGGCGAGGCCGTGCCCCTCAAGGACGTGTCCGGGCGCCAGGGTCTCAGCCAGCATTATCTGGAGCAGATTGCCAGCAACCTGCGCCGTGCCGGGTTCATTCGCAGTATTCGTGGCGCACATGGCGGCTACCGGCTGGCCCGTCCCGCCGATCAGATCAACGCCTACGATGTGGTGACGGCGCTGGAGGGCAGCATCGCTCCGGTGCAGTGTGTGGAGGACGATCACACCTGCGAAAGCCAGAACGTCTGCGGCACGCAGGACCTGTGGTTCCGGGTAGACGCGGCGCTGCGGGACGTGCTGGGCGGGACCACCCTGGCTGATCTGATCGAGCAGAGCGAGCGTCAGCAACACTCGCGTCTCGTGCAGATCGAGGGCCACTACAGCGGCCTGGTGGGCGCCAAGGGCCACAGCGTCTGA
- a CDS encoding aminotransferase class IV, which yields MKPLPSELDSPAWLHGLTAFTTVRTHRGTVVRWPAHLERLRQTCAFLGLTPPEAGLPILDPWPWGLLRITATDTGTFWTHRPLHSGPRPEGGVSVRLTDVQVHPQLAAHKTGNYLPYRLARQRAGDAFEGWLTGPEGTLADGSRTSPLLELDGHLVVPAGGLPGITRAAFLEGRHWTERPVSLSELSAVTRAWVCGSGVGVLPVREIVGGGLRLSLPAIWPQTDDPALVWPGESIH from the coding sequence TTGAAGCCTCTGCCCAGCGAACTGGACAGCCCCGCATGGCTGCATGGCCTGACGGCGTTTACCACCGTCCGCACGCACCGGGGCACAGTGGTGCGGTGGCCCGCGCATCTGGAACGGTTGCGCCAGACCTGCGCGTTTCTGGGACTGACCCCTCCGGAGGCCGGTCTGCCCATTCTGGACCCGTGGCCCTGGGGCCTGTTGCGCATCACAGCGACAGATACGGGGACCTTCTGGACCCACCGCCCGTTGCACTCTGGGCCACGTCCCGAGGGCGGTGTCAGCGTGCGCCTGACCGATGTGCAGGTTCACCCGCAGCTGGCCGCGCACAAGACAGGAAATTACCTGCCCTATCGCCTCGCGCGGCAGAGGGCCGGGGACGCCTTCGAAGGCTGGCTGACCGGCCCGGAGGGCACGCTGGCCGACGGCTCGCGCACCTCACCGCTGCTGGAGCTTGACGGACATTTGGTGGTCCCGGCGGGCGGCTTGCCGGGAATCACGCGGGCCGCGTTTCTGGAAGGGCGGCACTGGACAGAGCGCCCAGTTTCCCTCTCAGAGCTTTCCGCCGTTACCCGTGCGTGGGTCTGTGGGAGCGGCGTGGGCGTTCTCCCGGTGCGCGAGATCGTGGGGGGAGGCTTGCGCCTCAGCCTGCCCGCAATCTGGCCCCAGACCGACGATCCTGCACTGGTCTGGCCGGGAGAGTCCATCCACTAG
- a CDS encoding metallophosphoesterase family protein: MRVAVISDVHGNAYALEAVLEDLRAASPDLIVNLGDQIEGSADPARAAALQTGLGALEVRGNNEEKLWPGGRRARVSLEVGAWLATQVDAATVARLAALPLTAHALDGCVLACHGTPQSAWHMLLWEWQFSPEGSAPDAGFYRARDPRELRAIVEPLNAEVVLCGHTHRPGATRVGDTLVVNAGSVSDQVDGDPRARWTLLERRGGGWTVNFRAVPYDIEAAVRWSQQHSPFGEFEAALLRSGEMVGRGG, from the coding sequence ATGCGGGTCGCCGTCATCAGCGACGTCCACGGCAACGCTTACGCGCTTGAAGCTGTACTGGAAGACCTGCGGGCCGCCTCTCCAGACCTGATCGTCAACCTCGGAGACCAGATCGAGGGCAGTGCCGATCCGGCCCGCGCCGCCGCCCTGCAGACCGGGCTGGGGGCGCTGGAAGTGCGCGGCAACAACGAGGAAAAGCTGTGGCCGGGAGGACGGCGCGCCAGGGTCTCGCTGGAGGTCGGTGCGTGGCTGGCAACGCAGGTGGACGCGGCCACCGTTGCCCGTCTCGCCGCCCTGCCCCTGACGGCCCACGCGCTGGACGGGTGCGTGCTGGCCTGTCACGGCACCCCGCAGAGCGCCTGGCACATGCTGCTGTGGGAGTGGCAGTTCAGCCCCGAGGGCAGCGCGCCGGACGCAGGCTTCTACCGCGCCCGTGACCCACGCGAACTGCGCGCCATCGTCGAACCGCTGAACGCAGAAGTCGTGCTGTGCGGCCACACCCATCGTCCTGGCGCGACCCGCGTGGGCGACACGCTGGTGGTCAACGCCGGCTCGGTCAGCGATCAGGTGGACGGTGATCCCCGCGCCCGCTGGACCCTGCTGGAACGCCGGGGCGGCGGGTGGACTGTGAATTTCCGCGCGGTGCCGTATGACATCGAGGCCGCCGTGCGCTGGTCCCAGCAGCACTCCCCCTTCGGCGAGTTCGAGGCCGCGCTGCTGCGGAGCGGCGAGATGGTGGGGCGCGGCGGCTAG
- a CDS encoding RluA family pseudouridine synthase produces the protein MTPSTAEKPRVVTEHPDFYIVHKPALWLTHRVHRAGREEVPDVLGWMQRETGEPDLSPPHRLDRETSGLMVLSRDTEAARRFYTLFKTRLVGKTYHAIVRGNPDWQRRTLDAPLGDLGLGAANRVLMRQAVVPDGRPAVTDFRVLEQRAGYALIEAHPRSGRLHQIRAHLFHLGLPMVGDKIYGPERDAFVEFVETGQTPELTARLGLPRQALHAARIAFPWAGAQVMAEAGLPADMMEFWAGLNG, from the coding sequence TTGACCCCTTCAACCGCTGAAAAACCGCGCGTCGTCACTGAACATCCCGACTTCTATATCGTCCACAAGCCCGCTTTGTGGCTGACGCACCGGGTGCACCGCGCGGGGCGGGAGGAGGTACCGGACGTGCTGGGCTGGATGCAACGGGAAACGGGAGAGCCGGATCTCTCGCCGCCGCACCGTCTGGACCGCGAGACGAGTGGGTTGATGGTGCTGTCGCGCGACACCGAGGCCGCCCGGCGCTTTTACACGCTGTTCAAGACGCGACTGGTGGGCAAGACCTACCACGCCATCGTACGTGGCAACCCGGACTGGCAGCGGCGCACGCTGGACGCCCCGCTGGGTGATCTGGGGCTGGGTGCGGCCAACCGGGTGCTGATGCGGCAGGCGGTGGTGCCGGACGGACGCCCCGCCGTGACCGATTTCCGGGTGCTGGAGCAGCGCGCCGGCTACGCGCTGATCGAGGCGCACCCGCGCTCGGGCCGTCTGCACCAGATCCGGGCGCACCTGTTTCACCTGGGTCTGCCGATGGTGGGCGACAAGATTTACGGCCCGGAGCGGGACGCTTTCGTGGAGTTCGTAGAGACCGGGCAGACCCCTGAGCTGACCGCCCGCCTGGGCCTGCCCCGTCAGGCCCTCCACGCCGCCCGCATCGCCTTCCCCTGGGCCGGGGCGCAGGTGATGGCCGAGGCGGGGCTGCCGGCAGACATGATGGAATTCTGGGCGGGTTTGAACGGCTGA
- a CDS encoding quinone-dependent dihydroorotate dehydrogenase, whose amino-acid sequence MYRRLARPLLFRLDAEDAHHLTLGGLEAASKLPGWPALARAVSSLAPALGQTVFGQPFASPVGLAAGLDKNAVAVPAFAALGFGFLEVGTVTPLAQPGNERPRLFRLTEDEALINRMGFNNAGAEALHTRLAALSRQPTPVWVNIGKNKDTPNEEAAGDYLKCVHALQDVADAFVINVSSPNTPGLRALQAADGLSELVRQVLDGVEASRVRSLRRPPVLVKLAPDLHPADFEASVGAVLDAGAHGLIVSNTTLGRDGLFSERAGETGGLSGRPLTQKSTALIREAYRLTGGRLPIVGVGGIFSPADAYAKLRAGASLLELYSALIYEGPGLVGRLNRGLADLLARDGVKNVAGIVGVDAR is encoded by the coding sequence ATGTATCGCCGCCTTGCCCGCCCACTGCTGTTCCGCCTGGACGCTGAAGACGCCCACCACCTGACCCTGGGAGGGCTGGAGGCCGCCTCGAAGTTGCCGGGCTGGCCTGCGCTGGCCCGCGCCGTCAGTTCGCTGGCCCCGGCGCTGGGTCAGACCGTGTTCGGGCAACCCTTCGCCTCGCCGGTTGGGCTGGCGGCAGGGCTGGACAAGAATGCGGTGGCGGTTCCGGCGTTCGCTGCGCTGGGCTTCGGTTTCCTGGAAGTCGGCACGGTCACGCCCCTGGCCCAGCCGGGCAACGAGCGTCCGCGCCTGTTTCGGCTGACCGAGGACGAGGCGCTGATCAACCGCATGGGGTTCAACAATGCTGGGGCAGAGGCGTTACACACCCGTCTGGCTGCCCTGTCCCGCCAGCCCACGCCAGTGTGGGTCAATATCGGCAAGAACAAGGACACCCCCAACGAGGAAGCGGCTGGGGATTACCTGAAATGCGTGCACGCTTTGCAGGATGTGGCCGACGCCTTCGTGATCAACGTCAGCAGTCCCAACACGCCTGGGCTGCGCGCCCTGCAGGCCGCAGACGGCCTGAGCGAACTAGTGCGACAGGTGCTGGACGGCGTGGAAGCCAGCCGGGTCCGCAGCCTGCGCCGTCCCCCGGTGCTGGTCAAGCTGGCCCCGGACCTGCACCCCGCCGACTTCGAGGCGAGCGTGGGGGCTGTGCTGGACGCGGGGGCACACGGCCTGATCGTCAGCAACACCACACTGGGCCGCGACGGCCTGTTCAGCGAGCGAGCAGGTGAGACGGGAGGCCTGAGCGGACGCCCGCTGACGCAGAAATCGACCGCGTTAATCCGCGAGGCTTACCGCCTGACCGGGGGAAGGTTGCCCATCGTGGGCGTCGGTGGAATTTTCAGCCCCGCCGACGCCTACGCCAAGCTGCGTGCCGGGGCCAGCCTGCTGGAGCTCTACAGCGCCCTGATCTACGAGGGGCCGGGGCTGGTGGGGCGGCTGAACCGGGGGCTGGCCGATCTGCTGGCCCGCGACGGCGTGAAGAACGTGGCCGGAATTGTCGGCGTGGACGCCCGCTAG
- a CDS encoding NADPH-dependent FMN reductase yields the protein MKFAVLSTSLDPESRSAWLCTLAAQGLRDGGHTVIHLDLRETPLPPFDNALCYAHPNAELYHRTIREADGVLLGVPVYNWGLGSGARTLVELTGSSDTERNLHGAWFDKPVTFLVSGGLDHGYLSHGAFALGLMYDFRCVINPHFVYATSAHWDAPGVPGEWLAGRMSRTVERTADLSERLRGRDYHSVWEI from the coding sequence ATGAAGTTTGCCGTCCTCTCAACCAGCCTCGATCCGGAAAGCCGCAGCGCGTGGCTGTGCACGTTGGCCGCGCAGGGGTTGCGCGACGGCGGGCATACGGTCATTCACTTGGACCTGCGCGAGACGCCGCTGCCGCCCTTCGACAATGCCCTGTGTTACGCCCATCCCAACGCGGAGCTGTACCACCGCACCATCCGCGAGGCCGACGGGGTCCTGCTGGGCGTTCCGGTGTACAACTGGGGCCTGGGGTCCGGGGCACGAACGCTGGTGGAATTGACCGGCAGCAGCGACACCGAGCGCAATCTGCACGGCGCATGGTTCGACAAGCCCGTCACCTTTCTGGTGTCCGGTGGTCTCGATCACGGCTACCTCAGTCACGGGGCCTTCGCCCTGGGGTTGATGTACGACTTTCGCTGCGTGATCAATCCGCATTTTGTCTACGCCACCTCCGCCCACTGGGACGCGCCGGGGGTGCCCGGTGAGTGGCTGGCCGGACGGATGTCCAGAACGGTGGAGCGCACCGCCGACCTCTCCGAGCGGCTGCGTGGGCGCGACTACCACAGCGTGTGGGAAATTTGA
- a CDS encoding GAF domain-containing sensor histidine kinase, whose translation MTDAPAPRSQHQQDTPPALPPRMPLSDRVRLVRNLLPPLIVLVVGAVELMVSLLGDTRRELWAHLLFYGLVGPAATFFSVEWIAEGTRARERAERELRDLYGQLSASHGRLQGVQELMRDLGGAPDLGAVLEVAARGAVRVTGATHATLTVPGGLSGSSRGETLLSAPSAALYPLKVSIPGGGALLLHFETPPGADTAELTQALAAEVATGVEAARQRTLDLMTLYSVDQSIRAERNMRRLLSRVTGTMAGRVGAQARAAFLSDEDGVLRLEYAQDRRGEVSGEGARGGVTPSFAARVAQASGPLIVTGDEACQVFPDSRSVLGLPMRDEDGLVGVLMLGDPREGAFEAARVSLLALMAGQATLAVRNARAYLYSEELAISDERARIAREIHDGVAQSLAFAALKLDVVARQMHSDPARAEAEVRSATTLLREQIREVRRSIFALRPIDLERYGLLETVRRYVQDFGEQNNIRSSLEVTGEVHLSPGDEAVVFRILQESLNNVAKHARAGEVRVTLDGGDQQVLLRVKDDGAGFDLDSVTGRVSSAGGLGLTQMRERLQARGGQYRILSAPGHGTTIEAQMPQA comes from the coding sequence ATGACGGACGCTCCAGCGCCCCGCAGCCAGCACCAGCAGGACACACCGCCCGCTCTCCCGCCGCGTATGCCGCTGTCTGACCGGGTACGACTGGTTCGCAACCTGCTGCCCCCGCTGATCGTCCTGGTGGTGGGCGCCGTGGAGTTGATGGTCTCCCTGCTGGGCGACACGCGGCGCGAGTTGTGGGCGCACCTGCTGTTTTACGGCCTGGTGGGCCCGGCGGCCACCTTCTTCAGCGTGGAGTGGATCGCGGAGGGCACCCGCGCCCGCGAACGGGCCGAGCGCGAGCTGCGTGATCTGTACGGGCAGCTCAGCGCCTCGCACGGGCGCCTGCAGGGTGTGCAGGAGCTGATGCGTGACCTGGGCGGCGCACCGGACCTGGGCGCGGTGCTGGAAGTGGCGGCACGCGGGGCCGTGCGGGTCACCGGGGCCACCCACGCCACCCTGACTGTTCCTGGCGGCCTGAGTGGCAGTTCGCGCGGCGAGACCCTGCTGAGTGCCCCCAGCGCCGCCCTCTATCCCCTCAAGGTCTCCATTCCCGGCGGCGGCGCATTGCTCCTCCACTTCGAGACCCCGCCCGGGGCGGACACGGCGGAACTGACACAGGCCCTGGCTGCGGAGGTGGCCACGGGCGTGGAGGCCGCGCGCCAGCGCACCCTGGACCTGATGACGCTGTACAGCGTCGACCAGAGCATCCGCGCCGAGCGCAACATGCGGAGATTGTTGTCGCGCGTGACGGGCACGATGGCCGGACGGGTGGGCGCGCAGGCCCGCGCGGCGTTTCTCAGCGACGAGGACGGCGTGCTGCGTCTGGAATACGCGCAGGACAGGCGCGGCGAGGTCAGTGGAGAGGGGGCGCGTGGCGGCGTGACCCCGTCCTTCGCGGCGCGCGTGGCCCAGGCCAGCGGGCCGTTGATCGTGACCGGGGACGAGGCGTGCCAGGTGTTCCCCGACTCCCGCAGCGTGCTGGGCCTGCCCATGCGCGATGAGGACGGGCTGGTGGGCGTGCTGATGCTAGGCGATCCGCGCGAGGGCGCGTTCGAGGCTGCTCGCGTCTCCCTGCTGGCGCTGATGGCCGGGCAGGCCACCCTGGCGGTCCGCAACGCCCGCGCCTACCTGTACTCCGAGGAACTGGCGATCAGCGACGAGCGCGCCCGCATTGCCCGCGAGATTCACGACGGTGTGGCGCAGTCGCTGGCCTTCGCCGCCCTGAAGCTGGACGTGGTGGCCCGCCAGATGCACAGCGATCCTGCCCGGGCCGAGGCCGAGGTGCGCTCCGCCACGACGCTGCTGCGCGAGCAGATCCGGGAGGTCCGGCGCAGCATCTTCGCGCTGCGTCCCATCGACCTGGAGCGCTACGGCCTGCTGGAAACCGTACGCCGCTACGTGCAGGACTTCGGCGAGCAGAACAACATCAGGAGCAGTCTGGAGGTGACCGGCGAGGTGCATCTGTCCCCCGGCGACGAGGCAGTGGTGTTCCGCATTCTGCAAGAAAGCCTGAACAATGTCGCCAAACATGCCCGTGCGGGCGAGGTCCGCGTGACCCTGGACGGCGGGGATCAACAGGTCCTGCTGAGGGTAAAGGACGACGGCGCGGGCTTCGATCTGGACTCCGTCACCGGGCGCGTCAGCAGCGCGGGCGGCCTGGGCCTGACCCAGATGCGCGAACGCCTGCAGGCGCGGGGCGGCCAGTACCGCATTCTGAGCGCGCCCGGCCACGGCACCACCATCGAGGCGCAGATGCCACAGGCGTAG